A stretch of DNA from Cloacibacillus sp.:
CATGCAACTTAAATAATCTTTTAAAGTCTCCGCAGCCCATGCCCGTTGACATTTTTTTCAATCATGGATTGCTCATATTATTTTATAAAATAGCTTATTTACACATTATTCCGTTATTATCACGTTGTTTCGCCATGCCCTATATTTTCTGACCGCATCCTTATAGGCTACTTGTATCGCCCTCTGCGAAGTTCCGAGATAATGGGTGCGGACTTTTTCCAGCAGCGCCTCGTCCACCGCAGCAAGACTTTGCCCAATGAATAATCCTCTGATAAAGATATTTGTAAGCTGCAGGGCGGTAGACACCTCTAAATCTATGATCTCACCGGTCTCGGCATCGGCGATAAACGTTATAAAAAAATGAACAAAGCGATGCGTAATGGGATCGCTTTTAGGAGATTTTGCATTTCCAATGATACAGAGTGTTTCTCTTTCCACTATCATCCCACCTTTTCATAATTATATGCGCTATCGGCATTTATCCATGTATTATAAATATACTTTCCGGATATTACTCATCCTCCAGAGTGTCGGCTTCGGCCTGGATAAACTCCTCTTCGCCGGAGACCGGCAGCTGCTGAACATTTTTCAGGGCGCGGTTTATCGCTCTGGTGCGTGTGCCGGCCTTATCCAGCTCTTTTCCCGCCTGGTCTATTTTCTGCCTCGTCCGTTCGAGCACTTCGCCGAATTTTTCAAATTCGGTCTTTACTTTGCCGAGAAGCACCCAGACCTCGCTCGACCGTTTTTCGATCGCGAGCGTGCGGAAGCCCATCTGCAGACTGTTCAGCAGCGCACAGATGGTCGTGGGGCCCGCGGGGACGACGCGGAAGTCGCGCGAAAGCTGCTCGCATAGACCGTCTATCCGCAGCACCTCCGCATAGAGTCCCTCTATCGGCAGATAGAGGATGCCGAAGTCGGTCGTGAAGGGAGGTTCGATATATTTGCTGTGTATCGCCTTCGCCTCTTCAAGCACGCGGAGGCGCAGCGCCTTCTGCTGTTCCGTTATCTGCTGGCTGTCGCCGCTCTCCGAGGCGGAGATGAGGCGCTGGTAATCCTCTATCGGGAATTTTGAGTCTA
This window harbors:
- a CDS encoding DUF3870 domain-containing protein; amino-acid sequence: MIVERETLCIIGNAKSPKSDPITHRFVHFFITFIADAETGEIIDLEVSTALQLTNIFIRGLFIGQSLAAVDEALLEKVRTHYLGTSQRAIQVAYKDAVRKYRAWRNNVIITE